Proteins found in one Streptococcus iniae genomic segment:
- a CDS encoding NAD-dependent epimerase/dehydratase family protein, producing MKILVTGANGYLGKGVVKHLLNSGHQIIATDYRSELIDSRAIIIEADLFEVNDPFEYFDKPDILLHLAWRDGFIHNSESHLKDLHKHYDFISKMVNSGIKHVAVFGTMHEIGFYEGSINESTPANPQSLYGISKNALRLSIQELCKENNIIFQWLRGFYIVGNTPDGNSIFSKIIQAASRGEKKFPFTSGLNQFDFINYDDFCDSVTRTVSQNKINGIINICNGFPESLANRVEKFIIENKLDIELEYGVFPDRPYDSKAVWGNSEKLKSIKRG from the coding sequence ATGAAAATACTTGTGACAGGTGCAAATGGATACTTAGGAAAAGGTGTCGTTAAACATTTATTAAATAGTGGACATCAAATTATTGCAACAGATTACAGATCGGAACTTATTGACAGCAGAGCAATAATAATTGAAGCAGATTTATTTGAAGTGAATGATCCATTCGAATATTTTGATAAACCAGATATTCTTTTGCATTTGGCTTGGAGGGATGGTTTTATTCATAATTCAGAATCTCATTTAAAAGACCTTCATAAACATTACGATTTTATTTCCAAAATGGTGAACTCTGGAATTAAACATGTAGCAGTTTTTGGAACAATGCATGAGATTGGTTTTTATGAGGGATCAATTAATGAAAGCACTCCAGCAAATCCTCAAAGTTTGTATGGAATTAGTAAAAATGCGTTGAGACTTTCTATTCAGGAGCTTTGTAAAGAGAACAATATTATTTTTCAATGGTTAAGAGGATTTTATATAGTAGGTAATACACCAGATGGTAATTCAATTTTTTCTAAAATAATACAAGCAGCATCTAGAGGAGAAAAAAAATTTCCATTTACTTCTGGTTTAAATCAATTCGACTTTATTAATTATGATGATTTTTGCGATAGTGTAACTAGAACAGTTTCTCAAAATAAAATAAATGGTATTATTAATATTTGTAATGGTTTTCCAGAAAGTTTAGCTAATCGAGTAGAAAAATTCATTATAGAAAATAAGTTAGATATTGAATTAGAATATGGAGTGTTTCCAGATAGACCATATGATTCAAAAGCAGTATGGGGGAATTCAGAAAAGTTGAAAAGCATAAAAAGAGGTTAG
- a CDS encoding glycosyltransferase family 2 protein, producing MITVCMATFNGEKYIEEQIISILSQLNDYDELIISDDGSTDSTVEIIKKIDDKRINLVFNKNDRGYSSNFYNAMSMATGDYIFLSDQDDIWLEDKVTITLKYLKSFDFVVSDAFVVDSNLNLLEESRFKTFNISNGFLPNFIRTRYIGCCMAFNRKVLDALYPFPEKKYNIPHDLWITLISEKYYKTSLIDNQLIKYRRHDNNVSNGGLTVKNNKRSFFQIIKSRIIYLYLLEKQKGKIKNGKKK from the coding sequence ATGATAACTGTTTGTATGGCAACTTTTAATGGTGAAAAATATATTGAAGAACAGATTATTAGTATTCTTTCTCAATTAAATGATTATGATGAATTAATTATTTCAGATGACGGTTCAACAGATAGTACTGTAGAAATAATAAAAAAGATAGATGATAAAAGAATTAATTTAGTATTTAATAAGAATGATAGAGGTTACTCTTCAAATTTTTATAATGCAATGAGTATGGCAACTGGAGATTATATTTTTTTATCAGATCAAGATGATATATGGTTAGAAGACAAAGTCACTATCACATTGAAATATTTAAAAAGTTTTGATTTTGTTGTATCAGATGCATTTGTAGTTGATTCAAACTTAAATCTATTAGAGGAATCACGTTTTAAAACCTTCAATATTTCGAATGGCTTTTTACCTAATTTCATCAGAACTAGATACATTGGATGTTGTATGGCATTTAATAGGAAAGTATTAGATGCACTATATCCATTCCCAGAAAAAAAATATAATATTCCACACGACTTGTGGATTACGCTAATATCTGAAAAGTATTATAAAACCTCTTTAATTGATAATCAACTTATTAAATATAGGAGACATGATAATAATGTTTCCAATGGTGGACTAACTGTAAAAAACAACAAGAGGTCATTTTTTCAAATAATAAAAAGTAGAATAATTTACTTATATTTATTAGAAAAACAAAAAGGAAAAATAAAAAATGGTAAAAAGAAATAG